The genome window CGCGAGGCCGACTGCGAACTGCTGCTCCTCCCGCGTGACCAGCCGGCGGGCAATCCCCCTCCTCCTGAACGGCGGGTCCACGGCGAGGTTGCAGATGTGCCCGTAGATCTCCTCCCCCGTGTCCTCAAGGCCCCCGAGCACGAACCCCGCGATCCTCTCCCCGACCGTCGCGACGAAGAATGTGTCGGGGAAGAACGAGAGGGACTCGGCGAAGACCGCGGCGTCCCAGGGATCGGGGAAGGAGACCTGCTCGATCCTCGCGATCTCCGGGATGTCCTCTGGTCTTGCCCTGCGGATGGTGACCCCGGGGAGCACGTTGTCCATGCGATCTCCCCATTTTGACGTCATCGCTCTAATATACTGCGAGGGAGAATTTCTGAGGGAGACGCCGGAGAGATGGTCGAGATCTTTCGTTTCGCGGCGGTGCGCCCCGGGAGGGTTCACGCTCCACGCGTCGCCGCGGTCCCCTACGACGTGGTGACGAGGGAGGAGGCGGCAGAAATCATCAGGGAGAACCCCTCCAGCTTCCTCCGGGTGAGCAGGGCGGACGCCGAGCTCGCGGACGTTCCCCCCTACGACGGGAAGGTGTACGAGCGTGCCCGTGAGAACTTCCGGAGGCTCATCGCGGAGGGCATCTTCTCCCGCGACGATACTCCCGGCATGTACCTCTACAGGGTGACGGGGAACGGCAACGACTTCCTCGGGCTCTGCTGCACCGTCTCGACGCGGGACTACGAGGAGAATACCATCCGGCGGCACGAGCTCACGCGTGTGGAGAAGGAGGAGGACCGGACGAGGCACATCGACACGGTGAACGCCCACACGGGCCCCGTCGTCCTCCTCTACGTGGACGGCGCGGGCATATCCCGGCGTCTCCGCGACCTCTGGGAGAGGACCGGCAGGGTGGACACTGAGGTCCCCGCTCCCGACGGGACGGTCCACAGAATCGTGCGCGTGACGGACGGGGGGGAACTTGCCGCGCTCGAGGAGGCCTTCAGGGCAGTCCCGCGGCTCTACATCGCCGACGGCCACCACAGGGCGAAGTCTGCCGTTAACGTGGCAGAAAAGAGGAGGGCAGAGGGGAGGCTCACCCCCGAGGCGACGCGTTTTCTCGGGGTCCTCTTCCCCCACGATGGCGTGAAGATCCACGGGTACAGCAGGCTCGTCACTGACCTCGGCGGGATGGATGATAAGGAGTTCCTCGGGAGGCTCGGGGAGAGGTTCGCGGTCAGGCCGTGCGAGGTGGTGGATCCCCGGGCATTCCACGTCGTGCCACGAGCCGGGGACCCGGAGCGGTTCCACGTCTTCCACGTCTTCCTCGGCGGGAAGTGGTACGAGTGTTCCCGGCCCCGCGGGCAGGGAACCGACGCGATCGGGTCGCTCGATGTCACCGTCCTCCAGCAGGAGGTCCTCGGGCCGATCCTCGGGATCTCGGATCCCCGCACGGACCCGCGGCTCCAGTACCTCGGCGGGGCGCGCCCGCTGCGTGACCTCATGGAGATGGTGACGGGCGGCAGGTTCGCCCTCGCCATCGCGATGCAGCCCGTGCGCGTGGAGACCGTCATCGCGATCGCGGACGCGGGCGGGATTATGCCCCCGAAGTCGACGTGGTTTGAACCAAAGCTCCTCTCAGGGCTCCTCGTCCACGCGATCGACTAAAACCAAAAGGAGCG of Methanolinea sp. contains these proteins:
- a CDS encoding DUF1015 family protein, with amino-acid sequence MVEIFRFAAVRPGRVHAPRVAAVPYDVVTREEAAEIIRENPSSFLRVSRADAELADVPPYDGKVYERARENFRRLIAEGIFSRDDTPGMYLYRVTGNGNDFLGLCCTVSTRDYEENTIRRHELTRVEKEEDRTRHIDTVNAHTGPVVLLYVDGAGISRRLRDLWERTGRVDTEVPAPDGTVHRIVRVTDGGELAALEEAFRAVPRLYIADGHHRAKSAVNVAEKRRAEGRLTPEATRFLGVLFPHDGVKIHGYSRLVTDLGGMDDKEFLGRLGERFAVRPCEVVDPRAFHVVPRAGDPERFHVFHVFLGGKWYECSRPRGQGTDAIGSLDVTVLQQEVLGPILGISDPRTDPRLQYLGGARPLRDLMEMVTGGRFALAIAMQPVRVETVIAIADAGGIMPPKSTWFEPKLLSGLLVHAID
- the rimI gene encoding ribosomal protein S18-alanine N-acetyltransferase; this encodes MDNVLPGVTIRRARPEDIPEIARIEQVSFPDPWDAAVFAESLSFFPDTFFVATVGERIAGFVLGGLEDTGEEIYGHICNLAVDPPFRRRGIARRLVTREEQQFAVGLATGVQLEVRASNRNAQAFYRSLGYRPVLRIAGYYANGEDAIVMMKWFG